One genomic window of Granulicella arctica includes the following:
- a CDS encoding HAD family hydrolase, with protein sequence MTPWDAYDAYLFDIDGTLLNATDAVHYFAFCEALTMLAGRPLNLDGVTTHGNVDNGILRDALTLANVPEAEWRPRLPQMQQRMCAFVTRDQADLRLTVLPQVPEVLNHLRAKGAILGVATGNLEGIGRVKLAHAGLLDRFHFGGYSDVYETRHDVFKAAVEMARGLTSAGATICVVGDTPADVRAAHSNGLDVIAVATGIFSMEILQAEAPTRAIATLADLLTPLVM encoded by the coding sequence ATGACACCCTGGGATGCCTACGACGCCTATCTGTTTGATATCGATGGAACGCTGCTCAACGCCACGGATGCCGTGCACTACTTCGCCTTCTGCGAGGCGCTCACCATGCTGGCCGGTCGGCCGCTCAATCTTGATGGCGTGACCACGCATGGCAACGTCGACAACGGCATTCTGCGCGATGCGCTGACCCTGGCCAACGTCCCCGAGGCTGAGTGGCGTCCGCGACTGCCTCAGATGCAGCAACGCATGTGTGCCTTCGTCACGCGCGATCAGGCAGATCTTCGCCTGACGGTGTTGCCCCAGGTACCTGAGGTGCTCAATCACCTGCGTGCAAAAGGCGCAATTCTCGGTGTCGCCACCGGCAACCTGGAAGGCATCGGCCGCGTGAAGCTGGCGCATGCCGGCCTGCTCGACCGCTTCCACTTCGGCGGGTACAGCGACGTCTACGAAACCCGTCATGATGTCTTCAAGGCGGCGGTAGAAATGGCACGAGGCCTGACCAGCGCGGGCGCAACCATCTGTGTAGTTGGGGATACTCCTGCTGACGTTCGCGCCGCACACTCGAATGGGCTTGATGTCATCGCCGTCGCTACCGGGATCTTCTCCATGGAGATTCTGCAGGCGGAAGCGCCCACCCGCGCCATCGCAACGCTCGCTGACCTGCTTACGCCGTTGGTGATGTAA
- a CDS encoding glycosyltransferase family protein, whose product MNALSESDLQNRIDAGLWQLNMSAGDFEQAWQASDRIHARNTPDPHRFWTGESIEGKDIVVRSLRGLGDAVQMFRYAPQLRAQARSVTWQVPPSLVELAGCFEGVEHVVTWEETCTWDMQVEITELPYLFRTTVAQLPIATGYLSVPFGLVDKHKPRIGLVWAAGEWNQSRSIPLAAFDSILSTVDCDFVSLQGGSNQETDDRLETIGPGLLSLASVIADLDLVITVDTLAAHLAGALNVPAYMLLKHAADWRWMIGRDQSPWYPSLRLFRQPQPGDWIAPLEAVRHALGTLKP is encoded by the coding sequence GAATGCTCTGTCCGAATCCGATTTGCAGAACCGCATCGACGCGGGACTCTGGCAGCTCAATATGTCTGCTGGCGACTTTGAGCAGGCATGGCAGGCGAGCGACCGCATCCATGCGAGGAACACACCGGATCCACATCGCTTCTGGACGGGGGAGTCTATTGAGGGTAAAGATATCGTTGTCCGATCGCTGCGTGGTCTCGGCGATGCCGTTCAGATGTTTCGCTATGCGCCGCAACTCAGGGCGCAGGCTCGATCCGTGACTTGGCAGGTGCCGCCCAGTCTCGTGGAACTTGCCGGGTGTTTCGAGGGGGTCGAACACGTCGTCACCTGGGAGGAGACGTGCACCTGGGACATGCAGGTTGAGATCACGGAACTGCCTTATCTTTTCCGTACCACAGTGGCGCAGCTGCCGATTGCGACTGGCTATCTCAGCGTGCCATTTGGACTGGTCGACAAGCATAAGCCTCGCATCGGACTGGTCTGGGCGGCGGGCGAGTGGAACCAGAGCCGCTCCATTCCGCTGGCCGCGTTCGACTCCATCCTCAGCACCGTGGACTGCGACTTTGTCAGTCTACAAGGCGGCTCGAATCAGGAGACCGATGATCGGCTCGAGACAATCGGGCCAGGGCTACTCTCTCTGGCGAGTGTCATCGCGGATCTTGACCTTGTCATTACGGTCGATACGCTGGCCGCGCATCTGGCAGGCGCGCTCAACGTTCCTGCGTATATGCTGCTGAAACATGCCGCAGACTGGCGATGGATGATTGGCCGCGATCAAAGTCCCTGGTATCCCTCATTGCGGCTCTTCCGTCAGCCCCAACCCGGCGACTGGATTGCCCCGCTGGAAGCCGTTCGCCACGCCCTAGGTACGCTCAAGCCATGA